The DNA region GGAGACTGGCCGCTGCCTGGTTTCAATCCCTTATTCATCAGGGAAAAAATGCAAGTGGTATGGTCTTGAGGATAGACCGTCGATAGCCGATAGTCGTTTCAATCCCTTATTCATCAGGGAAAAAATGCAAGGCCGCAGAGAGGGGATTGTCCAGCCGCGCTGCTGACTTTGTTTCAATCCCTTATTCATCAGGGAAAAAATGCAAGACCGGCCTTTGCAAGTCCTTTGTTTTCAAGGGGTTGCAAAGGCAAAAACTGTAACCCCCTCTTTGAGGGCCTTTTTCGGCAATTTTTTTGTGCCCTCCCAAAGGCCAAAATCTCTATAAACTTTTGAAAGACCGAAACTTACAAGTTTTCTGTAATCGATTCTTTCCTCAAAGAATCCATCTAAACGGCTATTGTAGAAGGAGTTAACATCCTGTCAAGCCAAAAAACGGCAAAAAAACAGTTATCAGTCATCAGTTATCAGTCATCAGTCGTCAGTCATCTGTCGTCAGTCATCTGTCGTCAGTCATCAGTTGTCGGTTATCAGTTATCAGGGAAGAGAAAGGAAAGTAAAAAGCGAGCCGATATAACAGAGATTACAGGTAGAATATGAACAAAATGCTCCGGTTTTTGGCGGTTCCGGCCGACCGCCGGCCGGCCAACCTCAATATTTCCCCAAAAGTCCTTGATTTTTCCTTTTTACAAAGTACAATGCTATGTTTTCGATATGGACGTAACTCAGGAGTTAAGAAAATGAAAGAAGGCATTCATCCGGAATATCACGTGGTCAAGGTCCGGTGCGGCTGCGGCAACACCTTTGAAACGCGCAGCACCGCCAAGGAAATTCATGCGGAAATCTGCTCGATGTGCCATCCGTTCTACACCGGCAAGCAGAAATATGTGGACACTGCCGGACGCATCGAGCGCTTCCAGAAGAAGTTCGGCTCCGTCGAGGAGTACTTCAAGAAGAAAGAAAAACAGGACAAGGCGTAGCGCAACCGATTACCCTCTTACGCTGTTGGCCTCCGTCTCACCGACCGAGGAGCGGCAGCGTAATTTTTTTGTCCGCATTTTCGGAAAACGGCGATGGCGGAATCCCCCAACAATCTGATTGTCCGCAAGCTCGAACAGCTGGACGAGCGCTGCCGTCAGATTGAGCAGCAGATTACCGACCCGCAGGTGGCCTCCAATCCGGCCCGGCTGGTGCCCCTGACCAAAGAGCAGGGCAAACTGGCCCCGATTGTCAGCCGCTTCCGCGAATACCGCCGGCTCGAAAAGCAGCTGGAGGAGGCCGCAGCCCTGCTGAACGAGCCCGGCTCCGACGGCGACCTGAAGGAACTGGCCGAAGCGGAAGTCAAAGAGCTCCAAAAGAAG from Anaerohalosphaeraceae bacterium includes:
- the rpmE gene encoding 50S ribosomal protein L31, which produces MKEGIHPEYHVVKVRCGCGNTFETRSTAKEIHAEICSMCHPFYTGKQKYVDTAGRIERFQKKFGSVEEYFKKKEKQDKA